One genomic window of Hydra vulgaris chromosome 03, alternate assembly HydraT2T_AEP includes the following:
- the LOC136078467 gene encoding uncharacterized protein LOC136078467 — protein sequence MDSFLNKRHELKQIVNNLKPEIIFLTETLPKNKKIKVNDLEFAIENYLLHTNHRNSSCRRGFAIFIHNKLKSSLINLDIFPSESLSCEIATKTSKLLLSLYYRSPNSNDENTNCINQHIVKLSNKYPNILIIGDFNYPDIIWQNPKQPITNSSKSIKFTENIRDSFLTQHISKATHIRQNQSPSTIDLLFTSGENMISFLTHLAPIGKSHHQLLYFTVSIESIINIPQYHTKHLYTKGNYDKINEDLENIKLCPTCNSDQLWNIFFNKLKTTINNNIPKSNFNNIKRSKWIDFQIINELIFKREKYRQYILNRNEETYDEYRISRNKAKAACRKAIIEFEKKLARDIEQNPKAFSRMSNQKEKTKKHSLTSNTIILLQLLI from the coding sequence ATGGACTCCTTCTTAAATAAACGCCACGAGCTCAAACAAATTGTAAACAATCTGAAACccgaaattatttttttaacagaaactctgcctaaaaataaaaaaattaaagttaatgatCTCGAGTTTGCTATTGAAAATTACTTACTACATACAAATCACAGGAATAGTTCTTGCCGAAGAggttttgcaatatttatacataacaaACTAAAGTCATCCCTAATAAACCTAGATATATTTCCATCTGAATCGCTCAGTTGTGAAATTGCAACGAAAACTTCTAAGTTATTGTTAAGTTTATATTACAGATCACCAAATAGTAACGATGAAAACACTAACTGCATAAATCAACACATTGTCAAACTTTCAAACAAATATCCAAACATTCTTATTATAGGAGATTTTAACTACCCAGATATCATCTGGCAAAATCCAAAACAGCCTATTACAAATTCCtctaaatcaattaaatttactGAAAATATTCGCGATTCTTTTTTAACCCAACATATTTCAAAAGCAACACACATCAGACAAAATCAAAGTCCTTCTACAATTGACCTCTTATTTACTTCTGGTGAAAACATGATTTCCTTTTTAACTCATCTAGCACCCATTGGCAAAAGTCATCATCAACTACTCTACTTTACTGTATCTATTGaatctattataaatatacCACAATACCATACAAAGCATTTATACACAAAAGGGAACTATGACAAAATTAATGAAGACcttgaaaatattaaactcTGTCCAACATGCAACTCAGACCAACTATGgaatatctttttcaataaacttaaaactACTATCAACAATAATATCCCAAAATctaactttaataatataaaacgcTCAAAATGGATTGACTTTCAAATAATCAATGAACTTATATTTAAACGAGAGAAATATCGTCAATATATATTGAACAGAAATGAAGAAACATATGATGAGTACCGCATTTCACGAAACAAAGCAAAAGCAGCGTGCAGAAAAGCaattattgaatttgaaaaaaaactggCGAGAGACATAGAACAAAATCCAAAAGCATTTTCTCGTAtgtcaaatcaaaaagaaaaaacaaagaagcaTTCCCTGACATCcaatacaataatattgttGCAACTACTGATCTAG